One region of Desulforamulus hydrothermalis Lam5 = DSM 18033 genomic DNA includes:
- a CDS encoding YIEGIA family protein has product MEKYLAVVISGISAGFLTRVVLLRVDYRQYPGYPHGFVTHLSLGFIAAALGAIAVPALLKPDYAAFTFLALAAQQFREIRSMERQTLESLEESELVQRGKDYIEGIARTFEARNYLVMATAFLTSLITQFLGWLPGAAGGLVLVLLSLLFKSGQTIGDICDVVPAKLHFKDTILHVDHINIMSVGLKDSRRKILQEGLGVIIKPKNDDARATIHDIGQRLAIAHTAATIMGTKKDVDLPEFTPMLRKDPDTGQVGFYIVPNEPDMKALIEAVKKAPVLESASTRPLKAKAGRYAAD; this is encoded by the coding sequence ATGGAAAAGTACCTGGCGGTGGTAATAAGCGGGATTTCAGCCGGCTTTTTAACCCGGGTGGTATTATTGCGGGTAGATTACCGGCAGTATCCCGGTTACCCCCATGGTTTTGTGACCCACCTTTCTCTAGGCTTCATTGCAGCGGCTCTGGGGGCCATCGCTGTGCCGGCGCTGTTAAAACCGGATTACGCGGCGTTTACCTTTCTGGCCCTGGCAGCCCAGCAATTCCGAGAAATTCGCAGCATGGAAAGGCAAACCTTGGAAAGCCTTGAAGAAAGCGAATTGGTGCAACGGGGGAAAGATTACATTGAAGGAATTGCCCGTACCTTTGAAGCGCGCAACTATCTGGTGATGGCCACTGCCTTTCTTACCTCCCTGATAACTCAGTTTTTAGGCTGGCTGCCCGGTGCGGCCGGCGGTTTGGTGCTGGTTTTACTTAGTTTGCTTTTTAAATCAGGCCAAACCATCGGTGATATTTGCGACGTGGTGCCGGCTAAATTGCACTTTAAGGATACCATTTTGCATGTGGACCATATTAATATTATGTCGGTAGGATTAAAAGACAGCCGTCGCAAGATTTTACAGGAGGGCCTGGGGGTGATTATTAAGCCCAAAAATGATGATGCCCGGGCCACCATCCATGATATAGGGCAGCGGTTAGCCATTGCTCACACAGCCGCCACCATTATGGGTACAAAAAAAGATGTGGATTTGCCCGAGTTTACTCCTATGCTCCGCAAAGATCCGGATACCGGACAGGTCGGTTTTTATATTGTTCCCAACGAACCTGACATGAAGGCGCTTATTGAAGCGGTAAAAAAAGCCCCGGTACTGGAAAGTGCATCCACCCGGCCGTTGAAAGCCAAAGCAGGACGGTACGCTGCCGATTAA
- a CDS encoding capping complex subunit for YIEGIA, with protein MSKGTIMAAVTVNPDNITGDLPIVIARDEEEREKLARHLANVLQSTVHDLGNGTYLIVQH; from the coding sequence ATGTCCAAGGGAACCATTATGGCAGCTGTTACTGTCAACCCGGATAACATCACGGGGGATTTGCCGATTGTGATTGCCAGGGATGAAGAAGAACGGGAAAAGCTGGCCCGTCATTTGGCCAATGTGTTGCAAAGCACCGTACATGACCTGGGAAACGGGACATACCTGATTGTCCAGCACTAA